The sequence below is a genomic window from Lodderomyces elongisporus chromosome 2, complete sequence.
CAGTTTGATGGAAGGATGCATTCATGTTTTATCTGACGAAACATTTGATCGACGATTTGAAGTATATGCAACTTTAAATGGCATAGTCAAGGCAAATAACTCGCAAGTGGTTTACAACTTATTGATGAAACAAGTTCAAATGAGAACTATAGCCGATTCAATCActaccacaaccacaaccacattATTTGCTGCAGCGGAAGAGAGTCCTATACGTCATGGCCAGAACCTGCATTCCACTGCAGAATCAAGTTTACTTTTGCATACTTTGGTGGGCTTGATTTTAAAGGACATCGAACTGATTGAACAAAGACTCTACTACGATGACACTTTTCCAAGTACCAATACAGGTAAGGAAACGTCTCAAATTCTGAAAAGAAACGACCCTTTTCAAGTGCGGATAGTGAGCCAAGCTCTTAAATTGCTCggatttctattttcttccACAGAGCTTACCAACCACATGCTGTTTGAAACTCTTTGCCACGTATACAAGCATGCTAGTGTAATGTTGATCAACCCACACATTTCTAAAACTTTGGTTGCCCCCTATTTATTGCTAATTAAGGATTTTCACATTGACTCCGAAAGAAAGCGCGTCTTGTTTGACAATGCCACATTGGTTGAAAGCATGCTCTTTGCAGTAGTCAATATGGTTACCTTCTCGAGTTCCTCCTTACTTTCTGaaaaatttatttgtttgagGAACTACCTTGGTTATTTTCCCACATGTATGACAAAGCATTTTGGACATTGGTTCCCAATGCTCCTTATACAAATCTGCGATTTAACTCCACCATTATTCACAAAATGTCTCGCAAATGGGGTGCAATGTCTTCTTGAAGCTGCTAAAACATTTATCGAGAACAGCAGCATTCAGCGGTATACGAGACATCTTTTGTCATCCGTTGCACCAAGAAGCGATAGAAATGGTGGTACAGGTACCTGTAGTGGAAGAAAGGGACATAATGGAGCAACCGTTTCGAAAAAATCTGGTTCTTCTGGatccaattccaatttcaattctgACCTTGGTTTAAACTCAGTTCCTGTCACATTGGGGAAGGAAGTGGAGGaagtagaagtagaagtagaagtGGAGgtagaggaagaggaagaggaagaggaagagaaaaagaaagaagactCGTTACGTAACCACTACCAAATAATAGATCTCGTTTTGTTCCAAATCAAGGAGATTATACAAGCGGGCTCTTTTAAACTCGCAATGGACATGTGGATGGCTTTGACAACTCTTATTGGTGACGGCGACCAATCGTTTGAAAGCTGGGATCACTTGAATGATTGGCTTCAAATTCCACGTCACTGTTTTAATGCTCAAGATCCTTCGGCAAGAGTCCTTGCAATAGTGTCTTGGAAGTCTGTTTGTTTTaatatttgcaaaaataatTTGAGAGTCATAAGAAACGAGATAGACTTGGAGCAAAAGCAGTCATCAGCATTAACAGTTTCTACAGCTGGGGCTCAAGCAAGTACTGTGAATGCCCCCGCAAGCTCCATTACTACtaatacaacaacaacaacaacatcgtCCAACATGCTGCCGGCATCAATGAGCCATAAACTTAGGTCAAAAATAAGGTTGCTTACTCACCTATTCCAGAGCTTTGATGTTAGCGAGGTTGCCCCCGATGTAGTTTATGCGCTTCATGACTTGTTTTTGAGAATACTATACTTGATTCTTTCTCCATCCATGACCCGCAATATGAAATACATGCGAGTTTTATGGGCGAAAATAATCCAAGTTGTATTTAATggattttatttcaaaaaggATGTTGCAAACTTGCAAATGAATGAGTTGGGGATACTGGTTTTGATAAGGTTGCTCACACCTGTGAAGCCATCAAGCGTTCTCCATTATAATGAATTGAGAGTCTTGTCTAGCGATGGTATGGACCTCAAAGATATTAATTGTATATCTCCAAAATGGGTGCATGCACATTTTGACGTTGTTATGCAAAACCTCATATTAGTTGGACAACTGCACGTTACAATTGGACAGAAAGTGGCTCTTTTTAGCACGTTCCTCAAATCTTTACGTCCAATAATCTTGAGAGAGGCTAATCCTTCTCCCACAacatttgatttgattgatAATCTTCCTGTAGTTTTGAAGGAAATTTTtaggaaaaaaagtgatGTCACATATGAATCTGTCTACAAAGTTATTCTCATGTTGAATGATACTTTTGATCCGTCCTCATTGGTTAACCGGGCTTTTGTGCCTCAGGGTTCCGACAATGATATCGACGTTTACGCATCTTTATTAGAGTCAAGTATGCAAATATTTTCCTatggagagaaagaagaggcGTTGACATTGATACTTCGCTCCCTTCACAAACCCATAAAACGATTGATTTTCATTGCCGATATCCTAGCTTtcttatcatcatcatcatcatcatcatcatcatcatcatcatcatcatcatcatcatcatcatcatcatcatcatcatcatcatcaacaacaacaacagaaaagaCAGCTAATATTCAAGCATTCCTCGTGGAGCACTTGAACAGTATAAAATTCGATACACAAGAGCAGTGCAATATAATAATCCATGGTCAAATTTGTCGTGCGCTTGAGTGGAGATTTTATGAACCATTGATTGAAAGAATCATCACCCTGCTTTTGAAGCAATCTCCACTGAATCAAGTTTATAGTAGACTTTGCTGCTTGGGTATTGAACTTTGGGACTTTGAAAAGTCTGAGATTGTGTTTAAATTattgaagaacaaaatgGATTCAGCTAGTGTTGTTGCCACTCCCACGGCTAGCAGTAATAATATTCAAAAGTTTTTCAGCGACATGTTGGTCAAAATGTTCAAATTTAGCCCAGCTCAAACTTTGGAGATTGCAACCCGGTACGAGGTGGCGAATTTCTTGCTTTCATTAAATTTCAAGGCTCTTGCTTCTATTGGCCTTTCTTCAGCAGAGCTTGCTAGAGTGTGTTCAGTTTTTGACGCGTACTTAAGAGCAAAACAAAGCGAGACTGAACATAGTGAGCAATGCAATAATGAGGataacaaaaataacaataactaCAGTAATGAAAATTGTAATAATCGTGATCAAGTGGTTAACCACCTTGTTCATGGATGCCATGAATACTTGGGAATGGATATAGGGTACACCGACCGCGGACTCCACACTTCAGCCATATGTCCTAAAGAGGATACTGAGCTCATCGATGGGGAGCAGAATCGCATTCCAGAATCGTCTTTGTCCATTCCTGCTTATTTGCACACAGATATCGGTAGTTCATTAAGCTTGCAAGAGTTTAACTCTGGTTCAAACAGTAAGGGTGGATCTGTTTTGGATAGAAGCGACACTGTAAACACCGAGAATCTGCTCAAATCAGAGCCAGTGTCCATACATCAACAgaaacaacagcaaaatcaaccacaacaattttcaaaattaccACAATTACCCACACAACAGCAAAAGTGTAAATATGAAACCAAGTCTCACATAGAATTTAACGTCCAAGATTCAGATCTGGTTGTCAAACATTTTCAACCAATTGGTGGTGCAATTGAGGCTGATTATGCTGGGAACCCAGTGAAATTGtcacaaaaacaaagtgaTATcctaaaagaaaaggctGAAATTTTTGTGGAGGAATCCAAGATCCGTCTGGAGCAGGTGGAGAACAACTCCATCGAAAATATAAAGTCTCATCTGTTTACTACATCTCAAAATGAGCCACATCTTGATTTCAGAAAAGATTCAAGGGAAATCTCCACGCAATACAATGACAAACAGGATCATATGGATATCGACTCTGTATCAGCCAACATTCCAGTAAAAAAATCAGAGAAAGGCTCACCACAAATGAATGCATACATTAATTGCAATGTTGGCAGTGAAAACAGTAGAAGAATGAGTCCTCTTGATTTAGTTGAACAGTTATCAAACTTTCCTGCCGAAGAGCTAAAGCAAATGGATGCAACAGACATATATGCAATGGAGACAATGCTATTACGATTTATGATGAAATTACGAGAATAATATATaaagaatgaaataaaagaacaacCGAGAAACTAATTTTAACCTtgtcattttcttttgtttgtgcCTGCCTTGTAAAATTGAAGCTTTAAGgcatttatttatttatttattaatttatttttttccccctttctttccttcttttctcttattGTTCCGTCGCATGATTCCGTACTAACCTCCCCCACCCCCTTTTCAATTTGCGTGCTTCTTATAAATATAGCTTTGAGACACCCGCCACCTCCACATTCACGGCCATCTAGGCTTGATGAGTTTCTAACCATAAAACACATCAACTATAACTATAAATAATACATACatttatacatatattcaATTGTCTTATTAAATGTTCTAAAACACATTGAGTGATTATTTTTACTAATATACGCATCACTCACGAGTATTTCTCAGCTTTGGAAATTTGTCAGATAGGAAGTAAAGAAGGAAGTtgagaacaaaacaaaaaaaaaaaaaaagaatgtcGATTGTTCCATACAATTCGAATGGCAGCGTTCTCTACCATAACCCAGGTGAAGGAGTTTTAGTTCTCTACAATTCACTGGAAAACTCCATACAGTTGTTAAACACGTCTCAACTTGAAATTGGTCAAAGCCGAATCAGCCTGACAAGAGGGTTTACCAATTTAACTCAGCCTCTCGAGACTTCTAGATTCAATGAATCTTCTACGTACCTGGGGACTGAGAGAAGAAGGATAGAGTGTCCCAATTGTGGATTCAGATGGAGTGAAtacgaaaagaaagggcCACAAAGAGGACATAGGAAGAGCAACGATAATGGATCTACTAATATACATCCACTATTTGATCGTGCACTTGATGGGTCAAGTGTGGGTGTAGGTGGAGATGCCGAAAGCAAAGTGAGAACAAGCGCACAGGCCAGAACAGGAGTAAGCTCGAGACACAGGACAAGATCAGGGAGGCAAGTTGGAGAAGGGGTAAGGCTGGGAGCAGTATTAGAGCCGATACCAGGCGCAGATGTAGGTGCAGATGTAGGTCCAGCtgcaaaaacagaaacaggATTAAACAATGCTCTACCCACTACCTTTATGCATCAGGATTACTTTAAACTTTTAGCATTATTACCGCATTCCAAGGgtgctttttcttcctccccatcaccatcatcctCCACCTCcgcctcctcttcttcttcatcatcaccaccacaaccacaatcaCCACCTgcatctgcatctgcatctagatatttttcttctgcaccacGAAATAATCCACTAAATGAGCACTCTCAGGAAATACCAGAGGGCGTGTTCAACCAAGGTTATTTCAACCGTTTCTTTAAAAAAGTACCACCGTTTGTTCTTGGTTCGGGTGCACATGCTCAAGTTTATAAAGTAGAACATGTCTTACACAATATTGTACTAGGCACCTACGCCATCAAGCGAATAAGCGTAGGTGATAAATATGAATACCTAGAACAAGTTCTTAATGAAGTCCTTATACTTTACGAGCTATCTTCAATGGGAGCGAACGAAAATAATTTGATTCGCTATAACCATGTTTGGTTGGAAATGGGAGAGCTTGAGGACCTGTCTAgctttttccttccttcaAATGGCTACAAATCTAAATCATCACGTGTGCCCTATATGTACTTGCTACAGCAATATTGCGATGGTGGTCATCTTGAAGAATTGATTGCTAAAAACTTTGCCACAGAGAAGTTTTTGAGCTATAGCGAGAGGGTTCTACtcgagaaggaaaagaggcGAATGAAAAAGTTGGGTATTGAACCAAttacaaagaaaacatGGTTGAGCAATTTTGAAATATGGAAGTTTTTCAACGATGTGACAACTGGAGTATCGTACTTGCACAAACATGGTATCCTTCACCGTGACCTTAAGCCTTCTAATTGTTTGATGGATGTCAAGTATCAAAGTGAGATTACATTTCCAGACCAGTTTGATAGCGTGGAAGAATTTGAAGAACGAGTGTTTGATCTTCCAAAAGTTTTGGTTTCCGATTTTGGAGAAGGAAAATTTCTAGATAAACATAAAAGTGTTgggaaacaaaataagTCAAAAAGGCAAGGAAATACTGGAACTTTGGAGTATACTGCTCCGGAGTTGTGGTTACACTCAGATGCTATTGGAAGtgattccgagagaggttATATTTATGATTTTACTTTTGAAAGTGATGTGTACTCCTTGG
It includes:
- the RIF1 gene encoding DNA-binding protein rif1, with the translated sequence MPPTSRRRTRSSKALKSPSPKKAPTRPINQATSRKRTSRRSKSASPEVEPTIRPTNTSSPIAKSKKKLQSVASPSITPSIAPVPEPVNDTSTDVSASTSTNTNATAIATATATAIATTTAPPTAIGTITPVTKIANTTPVPIRTTPASIADLNSSPIKEKSDRQETSELGKRKKVDSKEKRKSVLFSDDLISELPSTPPEKFATPKRSILKSRDLNVRDGFTNINENKLYSQNHSNHSSHINHINHNGHNGHSNYSNDNTSTLNSTIENAKTFNFWSPGSIVQLSPNAKELPSLMEGCIHVLSDETFDRRFEVYATLNGIVKANNSQVVYNLLMKQVQMRTIADSITTTTTTTLFAAAEESPIRHGQNSHSTAESSLLLHTLVGLILKDIESIEQRLYYDDTFPSTNTGKETSQISKRNDPFQVRIVSQALKLLGFLFSSTELTNHMSFETLCHVYKHASVMLINPHISKTLVAPYLLLIKDFHIDSERKRVLFDNATLVESMLFAVVNMVTFSSSSLLSEKFICLRNYLGYFPTCMTKHFGHWFPMLLIQICDLTPPLFTKCLANGVQCLLEAAKTFIENSSIQRYTRHLLSSVAPRSDRNGGTGTCSGRKGHNGATVSKKSGSSGSNSNFNSDLGLNSVPVTLGKEVEEVEVEVEVEVEEEEEEEEEKKKEDSLRNHYQIIDLVLFQIKEIIQAGSFKLAMDMWMALTTLIGDGDQSFESWDHLNDWLQIPRHCFNAQDPSARVLAIVSWKSVCFNICKNNLRVIRNEIDLEQKQSSALTVSTAGAQASTVNAPASSITTNTTTTTTSSNMSPASMSHKLRSKIRLLTHLFQSFDVSEVAPDVVYALHDLFLRILYLILSPSMTRNMKYMRVLWAKIIQVVFNGFYFKKDVANLQMNELGISVLIRLLTPVKPSSVLHYNELRVLSSDGMDLKDINCISPKWVHAHFDVVMQNLILVGQSHVTIGQKVALFSTFLKSLRPIILREANPSPTTFDLIDNLPVVLKEIFRKKSDVTYESVYKVILMLNDTFDPSSLVNRAFVPQGSDNDIDVYASLLESSMQIFSYGEKEEALTLILRSLHKPIKRLIFIADILAFLSSSSSSSSSSSSSSSSSSSSSSSSSSSTTTTEKTANIQAFLVEHLNSIKFDTQEQCNIIIHGQICRALEWRFYEPLIERIITSLLKQSPSNQVYSRLCCLGIELWDFEKSEIVFKLLKNKMDSASVVATPTASSNNIQKFFSDMLVKMFKFSPAQTLEIATRYEVANFLLSLNFKALASIGLSSAELARVCSVFDAYLRAKQSETEHSEQCNNEDNKNNNNYSNENCNNRDQVVNHLVHGCHEYLGMDIGYTDRGLHTSAICPKEDTELIDGEQNRIPESSLSIPAYLHTDIGSSLSLQEFNSGSNSKGGSVLDRSDTVNTENSLKSEPVSIHQQKQQQNQPQQFSKLPQLPTQQQKCKYETKSHIEFNVQDSDSVVKHFQPIGGAIEADYAGNPVKLSQKQSDILKEKAEIFVEESKIRSEQVENNSIENIKSHSFTTSQNEPHLDFRKDSREISTQYNDKQDHMDIDSVSANIPVKKSEKGSPQMNAYINCNVGSENSRRMSPLDLVEQLSNFPAEELKQMDATDIYAMETMLLRFMMKLRE
- the IKS1 gene encoding putative serine/threonine-protein kinase iks1, which gives rise to MSIVPYNSNGSVLYHNPGEGVLVLYNSSENSIQLLNTSQLEIGQSRISSTRGFTNLTQPLETSRFNESSTYSGTERRRIECPNCGFRWSEYEKKGPQRGHRKSNDNGSTNIHPLFDRALDGSSVGVGGDAESKVRTSAQARTGVSSRHRTRSGRQVGEGVRSGAVLEPIPGADVGADVGPAAKTETGLNNALPTTFMHQDYFKLLALLPHSKGAFSSSPSPSSSTSASSSSSSSPPQPQSPPASASASRYFSSAPRNNPLNEHSQEIPEGVFNQGYFNRFFKKVPPFVLGSGAHAQVYKVEHVLHNIVLGTYAIKRISVGDKYEYLEQVLNEVLILYELSSMGANENNLIRYNHVWLEMGELEDSSSFFLPSNGYKSKSSRVPYMYLLQQYCDGGHLEELIAKNFATEKFLSYSERVLLEKEKRRMKKLGIEPITKKTWLSNFEIWKFFNDVTTGVSYLHKHGILHRDLKPSNCLMDVKYQSEITFPDQFDSVEEFEERVFDLPKVLVSDFGEGKFLDKHKSVGKQNKSKRQGNTGTLEYTAPELWLHSDAIGSDSERGYIYDFTFESDVYSLGLILCFLCIGELPFSEQVKNETDPENARDIISAWYKELTSSSFNEWFDSNVIAIRGSLDEVMMQFRDLCFEMIKCRYKDKDFTQNQNQNQSESQRQDQDQLDRRYEAKDVLLIMNDIKRNFFIKSKASLPKGKTTAPISVPISTPTPAQTSTASTPISTTMTTSYKDCGQKVSNPNQSSGNASSTIQLFEEKYRLDHSSSTILNEVEDGEGEEDDNESIGSDILDGHLNLTEEEDYPINKTDDNFDRGRDHDHDHDHDHDYYLYRDQYLISNGKKQAHGIIGIKTLPIYCFELLVLEFLSVYRPRLSQVILRAAIYAAIGIDLAMEELRFVKTTFFISITVCLSILLGYAIGDKINEMSI